A genomic stretch from Echeneis naucrates chromosome 6, fEcheNa1.1, whole genome shotgun sequence includes:
- the rrp15 gene encoding RRP15-like protein → MMASWMRKHVRVSEPESEDTSAQTDSEGRNDAESSDDEEAEDDNGGGADKDDNSNPNAGWAEAMAKIIGKKTLDSTRSNIIMKKNKDLGKEKKREQNEQLERRKQVDRRQAWEMMCREKPNMVKNREAERALQRIATRGVVQLFNAVRKHQKTMDDKVKEVGGSERKRAKVLCSVSKRDFIDVLRRTEEGSGDVIRSEWEEASGEKPDWSVLRDDFMMSATMKDWDKESDKEEAEVHRGVGGGRGT, encoded by the exons ATGATGGCATCTTGGATGAGGAAACACGTGCGGGTGTCAG AGCCTGAGTCTGAGGACACCAGTGCACAAACAGACTCTGAAGGTAGGAACGATGCTGAAAGCTCAGATGATGAGGAGGCTGAAGATGACAATGGGGGAGGGGCTGACAAGGACGATAACAGCAATCCCAATGCTGGGTGGGCAGAAGCCATGGCAAAGATAATTGGGAAGAAAACCCTTGACAGCACCAGAAGCAACATCAtcatgaaaaagaacaaagaccttgggaaagagaagaaaagagaacaaaatgAGCAGTTGGAAAGGAGAAAACAG GTGGACAGGAGACAGGCCTGGGAGATGATGTGCAGGGAGAAACCAAACATGGTGAAGAACCGTGAGGCTGAGAGAGCTCTACAGAGGATTGCCACCAG AGGTGTGGTGCAGCTGTTCAATGCAGTGAGGAAGCACCAGAAAACCATGGATGACAAGGTGAAGGAAGTGGGAGGCTCCGAGAGGAAGAGGGCCAAGGTCCTGTGCTCTGTCTCTAAGAGGGACTTTATTGATGTGCTGAGAAGAACAGAGGAAGGCAGTGGAGATGTCATCAGGTCTGAGTGGGAGGAG gCTTCAGGGGAAAAGCCAGACTGGAGTGTCCTCAGAGATGATTTCATGATGAGTGCCACTATGAAGGACTGGGACAAAGAAAGTGACAAagaggaggctgaagttcaCAGAGGAGTTGGTGGGGGTCGAGGAACTTGA
- the vegfaa gene encoding vascular endothelial growth factor A-A isoform X1, whose product MPSEFRCVVVLDPLWILEPGKSRRWMTVSINKIVEKTKDDVISLSEVLTKSMCQSREMLVDIFQEYPEDTEHNYIPSCVVLNRCGGCCSDEALECVPTETRNVTLQVMRFRPMVMQHTIYLSFTEHLKCDCRLKLEIEVKKEYHCAPCSARRKRLFVQDPLTCKCSCKLTQLDCKYRQLELNKRTCRCDKLRR is encoded by the exons ATGCCATCTGAGTTCCGCTGTGTTGTGGTCCTGGATCCGCTGTGGATTTTAGAGCCCGGCAAGAGTCGTCGTTGGATG ACTGTCAGCATTAACAAGATAGTGGAGAAGACTAAAGATGATG tgATCTCTCTATCTGAAGTCCTCACCAAGAGCATGTGTCAGTCCAGGGAGATGCTTGTGGACATCTTCCAGGAGTATCCAGAGGACACGGAGCACAACTACATCCCTTCTTGTGTGGTCCTCAACCGCTGTGGAGGTTGCTGTAGCGATGAAGCTTTGGAGTGTGTTCCTACGGAAACCCGCAATGTGACGTTGCAG GTGATGCGGTTCAGGCCAATGGTGATGCAGCATACTATTTATTTAAGTTTCACTGAGCATCTTAAGTGTGATTGCAG gCTAAAGCTAGAAATTGAAGTGAAGAAAGAATA CCACTGTGCGCCTTGCTCTGCGAGAAGAAAACGCTTGTTTGTACAGGACCCTCTCACCTGTAAATGTTCCTGCAAACTCACACAATTAGACTGCAAGTACAGGCAACTTGAGTTAAACAAAAGAACTTGCAG ATGTGACAAACTGAGGAGATGA
- the vegfaa gene encoding vascular endothelial growth factor A-A isoform X2: MNFVVSLIQILLAAVLHLPFVKTVSINKIVEKTKDDVISLSEVLTKSMCQSREMLVDIFQEYPEDTEHNYIPSCVVLNRCGGCCSDEALECVPTETRNVTLQVMRFRPMVMQHTIYLSFTEHLKCDCRLKLEIEVKKEYHCAPCSARRKRLFVQDPLTCKCSCKLTQLDCKYRQLELNKRTCRCDKLRR, encoded by the exons ATGAACTTTGTTGTCAGTTTGATTCAGATCCTTTTGGCCGCGGTTCTTCACCTACCTTTTGTAAAG ACTGTCAGCATTAACAAGATAGTGGAGAAGACTAAAGATGATG tgATCTCTCTATCTGAAGTCCTCACCAAGAGCATGTGTCAGTCCAGGGAGATGCTTGTGGACATCTTCCAGGAGTATCCAGAGGACACGGAGCACAACTACATCCCTTCTTGTGTGGTCCTCAACCGCTGTGGAGGTTGCTGTAGCGATGAAGCTTTGGAGTGTGTTCCTACGGAAACCCGCAATGTGACGTTGCAG GTGATGCGGTTCAGGCCAATGGTGATGCAGCATACTATTTATTTAAGTTTCACTGAGCATCTTAAGTGTGATTGCAG gCTAAAGCTAGAAATTGAAGTGAAGAAAGAATA CCACTGTGCGCCTTGCTCTGCGAGAAGAAAACGCTTGTTTGTACAGGACCCTCTCACCTGTAAATGTTCCTGCAAACTCACACAATTAGACTGCAAGTACAGGCAACTTGAGTTAAACAAAAGAACTTGCAG ATGTGACAAACTGAGGAGATGA